A genomic stretch from Anaerococcus mediterraneensis includes:
- a CDS encoding HAMP domain-containing sensor histidine kinase, with product MSKIRKFYDENKKFIFIFLFISLVYLGVFRAFDLDIFPIYYGFLINVFAISLYFLYKSLAKKEKTFEDIIRDTNLDGDAKIILDEYYLLDKKYKSLLVAYDEMDTDLRDFYSLWIHEIKTPIAENRLILAEDKPDIDLLIKNNKRIDNYINILLGFTRYKSKTNDYIFEDINIEKLVKDIIKEKSFDFISKNINLDLKNLSFMTVSDGKWLSFIISQVLNNSLKYCPDGGQVMIYFEGKNLVIEDTGLGIKKSDLPRVFEMGYTGENGRKLGSSTGLGLYLVDSISKDLNLPIRIESEEGEFTKFMIKFDKLTKL from the coding sequence ATGTCGAAGATTAGAAAATTTTATGATGAAAATAAAAAGTTTATTTTTATATTTTTATTCATAAGCCTTGTCTACCTAGGAGTTTTTAGGGCCTTTGACTTGGATATTTTCCCTATTTATTATGGGTTCTTGATAAATGTATTTGCCATAAGCCTATACTTTCTATATAAAAGTCTTGCTAAAAAAGAAAAAACATTTGAAGATATCATAAGAGATACAAATTTGGATGGGGATGCAAAAATTATCCTGGATGAGTATTATCTCCTAGATAAAAAATACAAGTCCCTACTTGTAGCTTATGATGAAATGGATACTGACCTTAGGGATTTTTATTCTCTCTGGATCCATGAGATAAAAACTCCCATAGCAGAAAATAGGCTAATTTTGGCAGAGGATAAGCCTGATATAGACCTGCTTATAAAAAATAACAAGAGGATAGATAATTATATAAATATTCTTTTGGGCTTTACCCGTTACAAGTCAAAAACCAATGATTATATTTTTGAGGATATAAATATCGAAAAACTGGTAAAGGACATAATAAAGGAAAAATCTTTTGATTTTATTTCAAAAAATATCAACTTAGACCTAAAAAATTTATCCTTTATGACAGTAAGCGATGGCAAGTGGCTATCTTTTATAATTAGCCAAGTTCTAAACAATTCCCTAAAATATTGTCCAGATGGTGGCCAGGTGATGATATACTTTGAGGGGAAAAACCTAGTCATAGAAGATACTGGCCTAGGCATAAAAAAATCCGACCTGCCTAGGGTTTTTGAAATGGGATATACAGGAGAAAATGGCAGAAAATTGGGTTCGTCAACTGGTCTTGGCCTATATTTGGTAGATTCTATTAGCAAGGATTTGAACCTACCTATAAGAATCGAGTCAGAAGAAGGCGAGTTTACAAAATTTATGATAAAATTTGATAAACTTACAAAATTGTAA
- a CDS encoding response regulator transcription factor produces MFKIFVVDDSKIISEKLKNEFEKWAYEVVLVDDFEKVFEIFKKENPSLVIMDISLPFFDGYYWTRKIRNISNVPIIFLSSKEETMNKIMAMEMGADDFVTKPFDLDLLTAKVKALLRRTYAYKKSLDKLEKDGVILDLRSMTIFFEDKSLDLSKNEFKILETLMVNSGKVVSREKLMTALWSTDIFIDDNTLTVNISRIRKSLESLGVMDFIKTKVGAGYYVED; encoded by the coding sequence ATGTTTAAGATATTTGTAGTAGACGATAGCAAAATAATTTCAGAAAAATTAAAAAATGAATTTGAAAAATGGGCCTACGAAGTAGTCCTTGTGGATGATTTTGAAAAAGTATTTGAGATTTTTAAAAAAGAAAATCCTTCACTCGTCATTATGGATATAAGCCTGCCATTTTTTGATGGCTACTATTGGACTAGAAAAATCCGAAATATTTCAAATGTACCCATAATATTTTTATCATCTAAAGAAGAAACCATGAATAAAATAATGGCGATGGAGATGGGGGCAGATGACTTTGTGACTAAACCCTTTGACCTAGACCTCTTGACTGCCAAGGTCAAGGCGCTTTTGAGAAGGACCTATGCTTATAAAAAATCACTAGATAAGCTTGAAAAGGACGGGGTGATTTTAGATCTGAGGTCTATGACAATATTTTTTGAGGATAAGAGCCTAGATTTATCCAAAAATGAATTTAAAATCCTAGAAACCCTGATGGTAAACTCTGGCAAGGTCGTATCAAGGGAGAAGCTAATGACAGCTTTATGGTCGACAGATATTTTTATAGATGATAATACCTTGACTGTAAATATTTCTAGAATTAGAAAATCACTAGAAAGTCTGGGAGTTATGGATTTTATAAAAACCAAGGTTGGAGCAGGATACTATGTCGAAGATTAG
- a CDS encoding ABC transporter ATP-binding protein — protein sequence MNNQHKISSKSQKRKISFASITRLLSYLFAYKWQMALIIVCVIVSALTQIWGVNMLRPIIDNYILKSDLGGLKAACLKMGAIYAVSAITSFIYSRLMVRIGERSIRNIRTELFAKIQKMPLNFFDSNQHGEIMSRFTNDTDVLSQALANTVPTIVRATIMFVGTIIVMFRLSFSLTLTMIVGLGVMIPILSKIIMKSSRAFRDGQENVSNLHGFAEESLSGQKVIKVFSREDTTLDTYREKSEAVRLSFAKANTHAGRMMPFLLNMVNILYAAITVLGLYITIRGDITVGVLAAFLSNIRQIQNPIVNVSQQANAVFQALAGADRIFEIIDMPIEVDTGFIELVHAVENPDGTVKECDDLTGRYAWMWDDGDRRHYKMLEGRIEFDHVDFSYDGEHQILKDISFYAEPGEKIAFVGSTGAGKTTITNVITRFYEIDKGMIMVDGIDIRDIKKDALRRAFGMVLQEVNLFTGTIENNIRYGRLRASDEDVKSAARLAGAHSFIKRLPEKYDTEIHGDGSSLSDGQNQLISIARAAISEPPMLILDEATSSIDTATEEKVTQAMDRLMTGSTSIVIAHRLSTIRNSDMIMVMDDGRIIERGNHDKLMAEKGTYWQLYTGKLELD from the coding sequence ATGAATAACCAACATAAAATATCAAGCAAATCACAAAAAAGAAAAATCTCATTTGCATCCATAACTAGGCTCTTATCCTACCTTTTTGCCTACAAGTGGCAGATGGCCCTAATCATAGTTTGTGTTATAGTTTCAGCTCTAACCCAAATTTGGGGAGTCAATATGCTAAGGCCTATCATAGACAACTACATTTTAAAATCTGACCTAGGAGGACTAAAGGCAGCTTGCCTAAAGATGGGAGCTATCTATGCTGTATCAGCAATCACATCTTTTATCTATTCTAGGCTTATGGTTAGGATCGGGGAGAGGTCAATTAGAAATATCAGGACAGAGCTTTTTGCAAAAATCCAAAAAATGCCCCTAAACTTTTTTGATTCCAACCAGCATGGGGAGATCATGTCTAGGTTTACAAATGATACTGATGTCCTAAGCCAGGCCCTAGCCAACACGGTCCCTACTATAGTCAGAGCGACTATTATGTTTGTAGGTACAATTATAGTTATGTTTAGGCTAAGTTTTTCCTTGACTTTGACAATGATTGTTGGGCTTGGGGTCATGATTCCAATATTGTCAAAAATAATTATGAAATCATCAAGGGCCTTTAGGGATGGCCAGGAAAATGTATCAAACCTTCACGGTTTTGCCGAAGAGTCCCTATCAGGTCAAAAGGTTATAAAGGTATTTTCTAGAGAAGATACAACACTTGATACCTATAGGGAAAAATCAGAAGCAGTCAGGTTATCATTTGCAAAGGCCAACACCCACGCTGGAAGGATGATGCCATTTTTGCTAAATATGGTCAATATCCTCTATGCAGCCATCACAGTTTTGGGCCTTTATATAACTATAAGGGGAGATATAACAGTAGGTGTCTTGGCAGCATTTTTATCAAATATCAGGCAGATCCAAAACCCAATTGTCAATGTCAGCCAACAGGCAAACGCAGTCTTCCAGGCACTGGCAGGAGCTGATAGGATTTTTGAAATAATAGATATGCCTATAGAGGTAGACACAGGCTTTATAGAACTAGTCCACGCTGTAGAAAACCCAGATGGGACAGTCAAAGAATGTGATGATTTGACAGGTCGCTATGCTTGGATGTGGGATGATGGCGATAGACGCCACTACAAAATGCTAGAAGGCAGGATCGAATTTGACCATGTAGATTTTTCCTATGATGGAGAACATCAAATCCTAAAAGATATAAGTTTTTATGCAGAGCCAGGAGAAAAAATTGCCTTTGTAGGATCAACCGGAGCAGGCAAGACAACCATCACCAACGTCATAACCAGGTTTTATGAAATAGACAAGGGCATGATAATGGTAGATGGGATAGACATCAGAGATATAAAAAAGGATGCCCTAAGACGAGCCTTTGGTATGGTTTTACAAGAAGTAAATTTATTTACTGGCACTATAGAAAATAATATCAGATATGGCAGACTAAGGGCAAGCGATGAGGATGTCAAATCAGCAGCCAGGCTTGCTGGAGCCCACTCCTTTATAAAAAGACTTCCAGAAAAATACGATACTGAGATCCACGGAGACGGGTCAAGCCTATCAGATGGACAAAACCAACTCATATCTATAGCCAGAGCTGCCATCTCAGAACCGCCAATGCTGATCCTAGATGAGGCGACAAGCTCTATAGATACAGCTACCGAAGAAAAAGTCACACAAGCCATGGATAGGCTCATGACAGGATCTACGTCTATAGTCATAGCCCACAGACTATCAACCATTAGAAACTCTGATATGATCATGGTAATGGATGATGGCAGGATCATAGAACGTGGCAACCACGACAAACTAATGGCAGAAAAAGGCACATATTGGCAGTTGTATACTGGCAAATTGGAGCTAGATTAA
- a CDS encoding ABC transporter ATP-binding protein, whose product MNSIKEFYRSFSYIKRYLGEYKKNRNISRIFTILETIMELAIPALMGMTLNEAVKGQDLSLAIKYGILMVVLSLITMYAGMQATKNAGLASSGMGHNARLAQFENIQRFSFEDLDYFGVPSLLTRLSSDTQQIAFSMFVSTRFVIKTVAMAIVAFILALRSSLKLSIIFLIGVPVLFALLMGLTTYAIPKFRKARFQYDKLNLVIEENLKNVRVIKAFFRKKYELDKFGIQNEKMFEYADGSQGPMSFVFPVANVILFATFVAITYFGGMEIINGRLEVGDLLAFNMYATMLLGAFIGLSMVLTMFMSASPGITRVVEVIQRQPSMDNDKKIDGLSLEDGSIDFDNVSFSYEKDSDSFQLEDINLHIKSGESIGILGPTGSSKSTLVQLIPRLYDRTKGLIKVGGHPVEDYDLKILRDNVAIVLQKNTLFSGSIADNLRWGDQDASMEEIKLASRIAQADDFVQNRPDSYESVLGQGGIGVSGGQKQRLTIARALLKNPKILILDNSTSAVDTKTETAIIEGINEYNKDLTKIIISQRVSSFKYVDRVIVMDEGRIEAIGSHDELYKTNDLYRKTYDIQEEGGKDNE is encoded by the coding sequence ATGAATAGTATAAAAGAATTTTATAGGTCCTTTTCCTATATAAAAAGATACTTGGGAGAGTATAAGAAAAATAGGAATATTTCAAGGATCTTTACAATCTTAGAAACTATTATGGAGCTTGCCATACCAGCTCTGATGGGTATGACCCTAAATGAAGCTGTCAAAGGCCAAGATTTATCTCTTGCTATCAAGTACGGTATTTTGATGGTTGTTTTATCACTCATAACCATGTATGCCGGTATGCAGGCTACAAAAAATGCTGGTCTTGCCTCATCAGGTATGGGACACAATGCAAGGCTTGCCCAGTTTGAAAATATACAGAGGTTTTCTTTTGAAGACCTAGATTATTTTGGGGTCCCATCGCTTTTGACTAGATTATCTTCTGATACCCAGCAGATTGCTTTTTCTATGTTTGTATCAACAAGATTTGTCATAAAGACTGTGGCCATGGCAATAGTTGCCTTTATCTTGGCCCTTAGGTCAAGCCTAAAATTATCTATCATATTTTTGATAGGGGTCCCAGTTTTGTTTGCCCTTTTGATGGGTCTTACAACCTATGCCATCCCAAAATTTAGGAAGGCAAGGTTTCAATATGACAAACTAAACTTAGTTATAGAAGAAAATCTCAAAAATGTCCGTGTTATCAAGGCATTTTTTAGAAAAAAATACGAGCTGGATAAGTTTGGTATTCAAAATGAAAAAATGTTTGAGTATGCAGATGGGTCCCAAGGTCCTATGTCCTTTGTATTTCCAGTTGCCAATGTTATTTTGTTTGCAACCTTTGTAGCTATCACCTATTTTGGGGGAATGGAGATTATAAATGGCAGGCTAGAGGTAGGAGATCTTTTGGCCTTTAATATGTATGCGACCATGCTTTTGGGTGCTTTTATCGGTTTGTCTATGGTTCTAACCATGTTTATGTCAGCATCTCCTGGTATCACAAGGGTTGTTGAGGTTATACAAAGACAACCATCTATGGACAATGACAAAAAAATTGACGGCCTAAGCTTAGAAGATGGATCAATTGATTTTGACAATGTATCTTTTTCTTATGAGAAAGACTCTGATTCTTTCCAGCTGGAGGATATAAATCTCCACATAAAAAGCGGGGAATCAATCGGTATATTGGGCCCAACAGGATCATCAAAATCTACCCTTGTCCAGCTTATACCAAGGCTTTATGATAGGACAAAGGGACTGATCAAGGTCGGTGGTCATCCGGTCGAAGATTATGACCTAAAAATCTTGCGTGATAATGTGGCTATAGTTTTACAGAAAAATACACTTTTTTCTGGCTCAATTGCCGATAATCTCAGATGGGGAGACCAGGATGCGTCTATGGAGGAAATCAAGCTTGCAAGTAGGATCGCTCAGGCAGATGATTTTGTACAAAATCGTCCTGATTCCTACGAATCAGTCCTTGGCCAAGGTGGGATAGGAGTTTCTGGTGGCCAAAAGCAAAGGCTAACCATTGCCCGTGCCCTCCTTAAAAATCCAAAGATTTTGATTTTGGATAACTCAACATCAGCTGTAGATACAAAAACAGAAACAGCTATTATAGAGGGGATCAACGAGTATAACAAGGATTTGACAAAGATCATTATTTCCCAAAGGGTTTCATCTTTCAAATACGTTGACAGGGTCATCGTTATGGACGAGGGCAGGATAGAAGCCATAGGTAGCCATGACGAGCTTTACAAGACCAATGACCTTTATAGGAAAACTTATGATATCCAAGAGGAAGGAGGCAAGGATAATGAATAA
- a CDS encoding MarR family winged helix-turn-helix transcriptional regulator has protein sequence MNFELDPMVSIFSLLRCANGLNRERAKFYGLSDLETIILIHIGHMINPSQKDISEKLGAPKQTVNNIIKNLSKEGLIDLIPCEDDKRMRILRLTPKGEEIRDERLKPISESNKRMYEKLGQKKALEIKNALRLLNDTIREDFKKEDE, from the coding sequence ATGAATTTTGAACTTGATCCTATGGTCTCTATTTTTTCTTTGCTCAGATGTGCAAATGGTCTCAATAGGGAAAGGGCCAAGTTTTATGGTCTTAGCGACTTAGAAACTATTATCCTTATCCATATTGGCCACATGATAAATCCTAGCCAAAAGGATATTTCAGAAAAGCTTGGTGCTCCCAAGCAGACTGTAAATAATATTATAAAAAATCTAAGCAAGGAGGGGCTTATTGACCTTATCCCCTGTGAAGATGATAAGAGGATGAGGATTTTAAGACTTACACCAAAGGGCGAAGAAATTAGGGACGAGAGATTAAAACCAATTAGTGAATCAAATAAGAGGATGTACGAGAAATTGGGTCAGAAGAAGGCTTTGGAGATTAAAAATGCACTTAGGCTTTTGAATGACACAATTAGAGAAGATTTTAAAAAGGAGGATGAATGA